Genomic window (Zingiber officinale cultivar Zhangliang chromosome 2B, Zo_v1.1, whole genome shotgun sequence):
ataacaaaattgCATTTGCTAACTATTTAGATCAATTATACACAATTTTGTGAGAACTTGTGGAAAGAATAATATTCTTGATGATTTGTTCAGCATTGTTCAGAGTTCATAGTTAACACAAGCAGTACTTTAGCAGTTACATAAAAACAATGGACAAGAATAGAGAAAAATCACATCATGCGAAAGCAATTAGGAATTTTAATATGGTAATACATCAAGCTGGAAAGGATCAAGGCAGAATTGGTTATGAATTAGACAACAATCACTTTAATCTTTCCTTAATACCTCCATAAACTGATGATACTGAATGCATATAAAGTTTGCATGACATATATCATGAGTTATAGCGCATAGGCATTGTTTTATATAGAGGCTCCATGGGAGGGTTGATGTGTTTGGTATAGAAAGTATCAGGGAAGAAGAGGGCGCCGTAAAGGAAATATACGAAAATGTTTGCCGTAAGATAAACCAAAGGAAGAAGAGGATTGATGTGTTTGAGAATTTTGGCTCTGGTactatttttgatattttgttaGGCATCATTTGAAGTTTATGTCCAGTAAGATACCATGATGGATTGGAAAAGATATAGGATGAAAGAGATCAGCAAAATAATCTCtttactaataaaccttgtacaggcaaaaaaaaaaatctttatctaAATTTCCCATCTCCCTCAATATTCTAGCTCAACTTTATTTGATTCGTAAGTGGTTAATAACAAACATATCATTCTTTTGTTTGTGATAGTTGAGATGTTTTTTTTTCAGTATTGCATTGTTTTCTTCTGAAGAAAAAGCAAACACCTTTGTTCCTAATGCCCGAGAAAAGAGGTGTTCAATCATTGCATCAAGCACAGGAAAGCTAATAGACATTGATGTTGAGTCTGTGAAGAACGCAGTGGGAATTTTTGAAGGCTCTAAAGTTTTTGCATAGAAAACAGAAGAGCAGAACCCTTTTGATCACATTGGagattgtgtttgtgtgtgtatataatatatattaattatggTTCTTTTACTAACTTTTGCCCTTTTCTTTGTATAAGAAAGTTGTTTCTTGTAACATCATACTCTCTTCATAATTTTAATTGTGATACAAAATTCTTGTCACAAAGTTAAAGGTGTAGGAATATGAATGCATTGTTAACAGAAACCCAGGGGGAAAATAAATAGTTTTGATGCATAAAACCACTTGTTACCTTCAAGTTTCAAAGTGAACATAGCATCTTTGAATCATCTAACAATTGTAGCATTATTTTAATGGTCTCGTGTGCTTGCTATGAACTCACTTTGATGTGTAGTTGCCCATGAACTTGGATTCTATCAATTGAGTTACCAAGTTTTCCTTACACAAAACAGAAATCTAATACATATATTATAGCTAAAGGTGCAATAGAATGCTACCAAGATTTTAGCTTCGAGAGTTTGGATCTGTTTCCTTGTACAGGACTTTGCTAAGGACCAAACATTTTAGAATGTATGTTATGGTTTCAGCTTTGTGGATGACAAAAGAAGAACAATAAGATGCAAGACATCACCTGTTAAGTTTTGAGGCCATGGTGTGTAATCTAGTTTCATAATCTATATTGTCCATACCGTGAATTCATCATGGCAACGGAATGTCAAGTCCTGAGATATTCAACTCCTTTTCGGTTGAATGAAAGGAGATGTTAATAGAAAGTTTGTTGTGCAACAATCACTTGCAATCATCTGAAAAATTGGCTCTCATGATGTAGTActtttttcttttatcttcttATACCAGAGAAACTATAAAGCTCGACAGTGTAAAGCACCAAGACATAAAACTCAGCTGATTAAGAGTAAGGaacattttttttactttggGCAGCTACTCAAGACAAACAATTAGGTCGATCTGTCTGATGTTGGAGACTTGCATCTGTAAGTGATGTTGCATGAGGCACCACCTGCGATAACACATTCCCTGTGCGCTATGGTTCGTCTTTGTTCCAATAAATTCAGCATTATCACATGGCTCTAGAAGAGCAGCATCAGGAGAAAATCTTGAGGGATAATGACATTGGTTAGAGAGATCCCTTTCCTGTGCTAGTAAAATGTCCACCACGCAGAGGATAGATAAATTCCTTGCCCCTACTTCCCCAGTGGTTTTTGTGAGCTGATATGAAGGACATGAAAAACTTCTCGAGCTTAGGATCGGCAGGAAACCCCTTAAATTTCATTTCATTGTAGAATTCAAGAGCTTTTGGAATCCATCCACGCTTCACCAAACCTTCTATGATTGTCATGTAATGTGTAGCATCAGGAATGGCATTATATCTCTTCATCTCGGTCCATACTTTCAATGCACTTTCAGAGTCGCCCAATCTGAAAAACTTATCCAATAACAGAAAAAATGTGAGACTGTTAGGGCCACAATCAACATCCTTCATTCTCTTTAGCAGTTGCATGGATCCTTCAGTGTCCTCTGCCTTAGCGAAAGCATGATATGTATCAATAGTTGGAGAAATACCTTTTACCTTCATATCTTCTATTAGCATTCGTGCTTCCTCCAGTTTCGATGTTTCACACAAAGGCAATATCATAGAATTGTATGTTTCTACATTTGGATGCAAGCCTGCTTGtattatcttttcaaaaatattgttTGCATCCCTCAAACAACTTTCTCTTGTTAGAACATAGATAAGAGAATTGTAGACGCTAAGGTCAGGAGTCCATCCTCTCTTCTTCATTTCATCGTACCATCTTAGTGAATCAAAAAGGTTACCGACTTTTGAGAAACACCATATCATATGTGAATAAGAAGTGCCATTTGGGGTGACACAATAACTTGACATTTCTCTCCAAACTCTCTTAGCTTCAAGCAGATCGCATATGACCTTACACCATCCACCTAGCACTATGTTGAAACTTTCACATGTAAGAGGAAAATATTTCCGGTTTACAAGTATAAGTTCCTCAGCCTCCTCAACATACTTGTTCTTACAAAGGGCATGAAGAAGGGCACTAAAGGCTGCATAATCTGCTTTAACTTTGAACTTCTCCATGACGTGAAAAACTTTTATTGCTTTCTTGGCTTCATCTGCAGCTATATacctaaaagattttaaatttccCGCAACTCAGACATGAAAAGAACAAATCATCACAAAGAAGAGAGTATGACATCAAGGAGCTCAAAGCTTTCTCTATGACAAACTAGGGTAAATAGAAGTTGAGGAGAGAGGGCAAATCAACAATTAATCACAACATAAGATATGTCCTTGTAATGATAGCAAGGAAAGTGTGACTATAATGATTGTAAACCCAACCTATGATACTCAGACTTGAGTATTATATCTTATCGGTCTATATCCAAGTGTTCAAGACGTctatttctaaagatttttatATGTAATCAATTGGGGCTTCAAGTGTTGACACAGAAAGTGAGTGTCCAAGCATCAGTATTTGACATAAGAAAAGAGATGGTATCAGAGAACTCAACTTTAAGTATAAATGACTTAATCCTTCCCTCtaaaaaactaactaaaagaatagAAGCACACACATTCATTGTTTGATCACTCGAGTGCATATTCAGTACATAGAATAAGCTAATTAGAGTGATCTTGATATAACAAGCATTATGAGAAAAATAGGGGACTGATCTTGAAGTAAAGGATATTTGGATACAACGACAATCTTGTtatgcaaaaaagaaaagtttgtgATGCAGCATGGACAAAGCTGATTCGATATTATGATACCTTTCAAAACTTCTCTACATAAAACACTCATTTCTTCTTTATTGTTCAACATTACATACATTAAATATCTAGCAAGAAACAAGGAGACCGAAATATCACACTCATTTCTTCTTTATTGTTCAACATTACATACATTAAATATCTAGCAAGAAACAAGGAGACCGAAATATCACGTTTTAGAAAGCCAACTCCATTTCTTTCTTGCATTTCCATTGTCCATGTTCTTTCTCATTAGGAAATTTTGTAAATCAGAAAGCAACTATCAAATTTTCAGTATCaccatattctatttttttatgtttctAAGGGGATCCTATGCTTGTTAAAAGGTAACAGGAAGGAAGAAAATAGTCCTACGACAGTAAGTTATCTAAGATCATTTCGCTATCCGAATTTGTTCTTCAGATTTGTATAAACCCTAATAGCATCCTTCatcttgtttgcaaaaatttgcatTCATCAGGAAGACAAAGTGCATGACACTTGGAAACTGGATATATGGATGGCAAATGAGTGTGAAGTTCGCACCTTTCCATCATGATCACCATCGCTCGCTGGGAGAGCACCGACTGCCGATGCATTTTCCGCACCAGGTACCAGGCCAAATCGAACCGCCGCTGCCTCCCCATGATCCAAATCACGAGATGCCACGCCCATCGGCAATCCCCAACGCACTCCTCCGCCCACCGGAAAGCGAGCAAGGCCAACTCGCAGTCGTCCCTCAGCTCCCATAGGGCCTTGCAGAGCAAACCCCTGGTCGGCACAACACCCGATGCGGAGGCCAGGAAGGCGTCGGCCTCCTTCCGAGACGAAGACAGAGATTTGGCTTGGGTGAGGAGCTGGAGAAACCCGACGAAATCGGATTCGTCCACGGGGTCGCAGGGCTCGTCGGAGTCGGTTTCAAAGTCGCTGGCGGCCGAGGAAAGCGACGAAAAGGGAGAGGCTCGAAGCAAAGAATTAGTGGGTGAGTAGATGCGGTGAGAAGAAAAGACGAGCAGTGGAGAAGAACGGGAAGCAGTAGAAGAGAGAGGGCGGCAGGGGCAGAGACGGAGGAGGAAGGCACAGAGTTGAGGTGAGCGGCGGCTTAGGTTCACCGCAAGCGCCATGAAAGAGAAGGACCTCAGCCAGGGTGCTATAAAGATTGAGGCTTTAATTGGGCCAGATTGGGGCTCAAGTATGGCCCAGATGTATTTATTCTATCaaaaaaaaatcggatttgattaattaaattatcctaaattttaaatagatttttaatcAATAAACACATAACTAACTACAGCGAGACAATATCAAGTACATGAAAAAAGTACATGAAAAAGATGAacatttcctaatttaaatttaccaaaagaaaattcctataaatatttTTCGGTAATTTGCTAGCCATGTGAGCAAAATTTCACTATTAtccatcatatttttttttaattgtcgtTGGACATAGCCGAGTTGGTTAGTTTGTAAAAATTGACAAGGATTGATTACAAAGCCGGCATAAAAATATCATGTGAGATGTCCAAGATTGATGTATGACCTTTTACGGGCAGTATTATTCATCATTTCAAAATACTCAATTCGCATAGTATATTTCCAAAATACCACTACTCTTTTTCTCTAAATCTATTTTGGATCGAAACTTAATGATAGAGTTAGAGAATTTCAAATTactttaaattaaaactaatataCTCCTAAAAATCTTCTTAAGCATTAAGTCTCAAATCTTAATTCGATATCATAAATTAAGAATAGTAAATTTTTAACTTATTATCCTATGACTTTGAGACATAAATCTTAATTCGAAAGTATAAATTGAGAGcaattataaattatattatgTCTCAAATCCTATGACTTTGGTTGGTTTAAGGCTATCGAATTAAGATTTATGTTTCAACCTAAGGTTATCAATAAATTTTTAACCAAAGTCATAGGGTTCAATTGGTTATGTCTCAAATCTTAATTCGATAGCCTTAAACCAACCAAAGTCATAGCAATAAATTTCACTATTTTTAacttaatataatttctaacAAACTTATTATAAGACATAGGATAAGAATACTCACTAACCAAAGTCATCAACAGGTTTATAAGACTTTTGatttgaaaaatatcaaaattttaaattttcaaatggtATAGATTCATTAATTAATTTCGGATGAAACTGGTTAatcaatttatttttgaaaatcgaCTTGATATATTTTATATGCTCATATCTGAGTTCAATAGTGTAAattgagaacaatgattttttgaatgagtaaagtaaaaaaattaaaatgtgcTCTTAATTTAATTCACTATTCTTAATTTATACTATTAAGTTCAAATCTAATAACATAAATACATTAAGGAGACTTTTAGACATTCATTGATTTTGATTCAAagtgatttaaaatttttaagcctATTATCAACCAATGG
Coding sequences:
- the LOC122048714 gene encoding pentatricopeptide repeat-containing protein At1g80880, mitochondrial-like codes for the protein MALAVNLSRRSPQLCAFLLRLCPCRPLSSTASRSSPLLVFSSHRIYSPTNSLLRASPFSSLSSAASDFETDSDEPCDPVDESDFVGFLQLLTQAKSLSSSRKEADAFLASASGVVPTRGLLCKALWELRDDCELALLAFRWAEECVGDCRWAWHLVIWIMGRQRRFDLAWYLVRKMHRQSVLSQRAMVIMMERYIAADEAKKAIKVFHVMEKFKVKADYAAFSALLHALCKNKYVEEAEELILVNRKYFPLTCESFNIVLGGWCKVICDLLEAKRVWREMSSYCVTPNGTSYSHMIWCFSKVGNLFDSLRWYDEMKKRGWTPDLSVYNSLIYVLTRESCLRDANNIFEKIIQAGLHPNVETYNSMILPLCETSKLEEARMLIEDMKVKGISPTIDTYHAFAKAEDTEGSMQLLKRMKDVDCGPNSLTFFLLLDKFFRLGDSESALKVWTEMKRYNAIPDATHYMTIIEGLVKRGWIPKALEFYNEMKFKGFPADPKLEKFFMSFISAHKNHWGSRGKEFIYPLRGGHFTSTGKGSL